The following nucleotide sequence is from Pungitius pungitius chromosome 6, fPunPun2.1, whole genome shotgun sequence.
TTGCTCCACTTGACAACACACAGCAcatgggagccccccccccccccccctccccacacctgCTGTAAGGAGGCAACATCGTACAAACCCGGTGCAGTTTCATTAGCAGAAGCTGAACAATAAGTCAGAGTTGCTTGGTCCACTGAGGAGTTCTGTAGCTGGTGCCCTTTGAACGTGGTCCACTGGAATACGGAACCACGTTCATCACTGGGCTGGAGCTCAGGGGCTCAGAGCAGCCAATATTCAATTAAGTTAAACAAACCAAGACAGTTAGCCTCAAACTCcagttctttctttttcttgacAAATGGACAAGAGAAATGAGCATTTATTAGCTGTAAAACATCCTTTTGAATCCAGCGGAATGGAATGTTATGCTGCACACGCGGTCCGCTCCAGGCGCCAGAACGGATTGTGGTTTGCCAAATTCGAAGGGCGAGCTCAGCAGTTTGCTGACATCCAGTTGAGGAATTTATGCGGCTTTTGTTGTTATCCCCGAGATGTAAATCGGTCCATAAATCTGCGGCGTCCGGTTCCTTTTGGCCGCCGCCTCGTTTCAAATAGAGATCAGACAGCAGTTTCTCCTCCGGAAACATCCGCCTCACAACAGGGCCGCTGAGACCGGGCGTCCATCAGCGGCCCCGCGGAGACGTCCGTAGGTCGCGCTCACGAGGTCAAACGAACACTCCAATCCCACCTCGGAGGGcacgtggggaggggggggggcgccgctacAAGCCAATCTGCGGAAGGCCTCGATGTGCGAGGGACAAACAGGCCGCAGCGGCCGAACCGAGCTCTGCGGATATGTCCCAGAACGCCAGCCTGCCCCCCCGCCTCGTGCTGCTTGGCAACGAGGCGGCTCATTTGCCGCTTCATTGCCGCAGGAGCTAACCCCCACGCTAACCCAAACCCCCTTGCTAACACCTAACCCCCTCGCTAACACCTAACCCTCTCGCTAACCCCGTCGCTAACCCCGTCGCTAACCCCTTCGCTAACACCTAACCGCCTTGCTAACACCTAACCCCGTCGCTAACCCTAAACGCCGCTCGCCGGCAGGTCGTAATCACGTGGGGTGCCGAGGTGGTTTTCCGTCGGTTAATTCTTGCAAACGTTTGCCGTTCGGCGAGGTGGGGGACTGCGAAGATGGATACATCAAAGGAAAAGTGGagcgagtccccccccccgcccccccttgcCCCAAAGCCTCTGCAGACGGCACTGAGCGAGAGCCAGGATCGCGGGTGAGGAAACCGCGTGGGAGCGGAtacctcgagggggggggggggggtggaaggagcCAATGGAGATTCTGCAGCTCCAGGGGAGATGTTGTTTTGCTGGTGTGCAGCATGAGGCAAACACAGACCAATTTACTGGGGGAAAATTGTGCTgtactgggagaaaaaaaagaaaagaaagcgaGACCTAAGAGCAGAACCGGCCCATTCTTCACTGTGCAATCTGATCTGAGCTCTTGGAGAAGAAGGGCGAGAACAAACATTGTTCTCCTGTCAGACGGAACGCACCGTgacggcggcgggggggctCCGCCCACTCACACACGCATCGGGGGAGAAGGTTCGGGTTGGAGCAGAATGGGGACATTCTGAGAGCGAAATCTGAGTGCTGCGCTCTCGTTAAACCGCAGGTCACAATGGCTTTAGATGGACAGCACCTCCATTACTTTCCCCATCACGGCGGCCATTTACAATAAAATCAATAGAATGGTGAGATAAGTGTTCATCTCCTACTTTTCTCATCTTTCTGAAGAGCTGAAAACGTTTCCAAACGATCGGTTCATTGCATCGTCCAtacaaataagttactgaaggGCGGGaagaatatttatatatctgcAAGAAATGATCTCATGATATTGACAAACTGAtcataattaaaaatgattgagGTAAAAATGAGTTGGCAATGTACAATTTTGCAAAGCACGAGGTGATGAATAGGAGATAAATAACATCCTCACGTAACAAAGTGAAACTTCTCTGTTCAACGTGTCcattgattgtgtgtttttcctcccgTGCTGGTTTGATGCAAATAAACCTGCTTCCTGGTTACACTTTGCACCCGACAAAACCTTCCTAACGTTGATTATATTTAAGTAGAAGGCTGCTGTGAGTCTTTTGGGTAAAATGGTTTACTCCCACAGAGTAGTTTTTGACCTCATGTCTCTGGATCTCAGCCCATTTATTTCCTCTAAAACATAAATCCCAATTGTTAAGGCTATTTTTACATGTGGATCAATAGACGTATTTACAGACCTTTTATGAAGGGCTGACTCAAAATGTACGGAAGAGCCCAAGTTTATTCtagtgaatgaaatgaaaaggcttTTGGACATGAATGGAGTTCTCTGGCACCAAATAGTTCAACTCATCACTGCGTTTAGAATTATACAGGCCCAACCCAAATGATGTAAAACCATAAGACCATTACAGGATTTTATCCTTCATATTATCCCTTGTTGAAATGAATATAGGCTCATGGaacatttaagaaaaacatctgtttgtgaGGCTGAGGGAGTCCTTCACAACGACCAAGAAGATCCACCACTAAGGTATAAAAAACTATAGAGtatcaataaatacatataaaatgaataaataaacctgtAAACACATACACAGTTAAATAATACTAATCCAACCCTGGCAGGAGTCTCATTGGCTGCTGGGGGGTTGTGTAGTCCATAGACTTATACTTCTGATGATGAGCCACTCCTTCTGACCGGCTGTCACCACGATGCGAACGCACTCAATGTCAAAGGCGATCTTGTGGTCCACGTCCTGCACCTCGATGTTGCCGTTCTTAAACTCCCCCAGCGTGATGAAAGAGGAAcactgtttccctttttttgtcccaacCAGTTTCTCTCCGACCTCCAGGGCGCCGTGGTGGAGGACGTCGTTCTGTCTGTCGTCAGAACCAGTAGCAATCTTGATTTTGCTGATTTTGGTCGACTTGTtgaagatgatgaggaagaAGTCTCCGGTGGAGGGGGGCTTCCCCCAGAAGTACTCGTCCACGGTGCTGTAGGCCTTGGTGGCGTCGTAGTTCTCGAAGACGTTGATGTTGGTGTACGTGCTGGCGGGGGGGTTGTCGGGAATGTCCACGGCGTCCTCCTCGAAGTCGTCGTCCTTCAGCTTGTTTTCGGCCCCTTTGTAGGAGGAGTAGTAGCCCATGTGCTGGAACAGCGAGGGCTTGAAGCGCATCACGTCCTTCTGGGCCAGCAGACCCCGGAAGTGGATGAGGAGCCAGTCGCAGGGCATCTCCTGGTAGAACATGAGCAGGAAGTGGGCCAGGCGGGGCAGGTCCCTGGAGTGGTACAGCTTCCCGATGTAGCCCAGCTTGGAGAACTCCAGCATCACCCAGTAGGAGCCTTCCCTGGAGGTGATCACCTTCTTCAGCGCCGTCAGGAAGTTCCTGGAGCAGCGCACgtcgtcctccagcatcacGTAG
It contains:
- the mgat4c gene encoding LOW QUALITY PROTEIN: alpha-1,3-mannosyl-glycoprotein 4-beta-N-acetylglucosaminyltransferase C (The sequence of the model RefSeq protein was modified relative to this genomic sequence to represent the inferred CDS: inserted 1 base in 1 codon); this translates as MRRVWKXLDKMRCLRKRSTIPFLGFLITFLLFLNLYIEDGYVLEGDKRPLRETSARPSSAERYVHTFRDLSNSSGAINVTYRYLAGAPLNRKKYLTIGLSSVKRKRGNYLLETIKSIFDQSSYEELKEIVVVVHLADFDLVWCENLVQEITRKFAHHIIAGRLLVIQAPEEFYPSLDGLKRNYNDPEDRVRFRSKQNADYAFLLNFCTNLSHFYVMLEDDVRCSRNFLTALKKVITSREGSYWVMLEFSKLGYIGKLYHSRDLPRLAHFLLMFYQEMPCDWLLIHFRGLLAQKDVMRFKPSLFQHMGYYSSYKGAENKLKDDDFEEDAVDIPDNPPASTYTNINVFENYDATKAYSTVDEYFWGKPPSTGDFFLIIFNKSTKISKIKIATGSDDRQNDVLHHGALEVGEKLVGTKKGKQCSSFITLGEFKNGNIEVQDVDHKIAFDIECVRIVVTAGQKEWLIIRSISLWTTQPPSSQ